A single genomic interval of Alteromonas sp. CI.11.F.A3 harbors:
- the purE gene encoding 5-(carboxyamino)imidazole ribonucleotide mutase, translated as MAKVAIVMGSTSDWPTMQQAAKMLKSFGVEFDAKVVSAHRTPNLLVEFAEGAADEGFSAIIAGAGGAAHLPGMIAAHTHLPVFGCPVKSKALSGLDSLLSIVQMPKGVAVGTLAIGEAGAANAGLLAAQVVALQDTNVRDAVIAFRKQQTETVLASSNTLELDE; from the coding sequence ATGGCAAAAGTCGCAATAGTTATGGGCTCAACCTCAGACTGGCCTACCATGCAACAAGCAGCAAAAATGCTGAAGTCGTTTGGTGTTGAATTCGACGCAAAAGTGGTGTCAGCACACAGAACGCCAAACTTATTAGTTGAATTTGCCGAAGGCGCAGCAGACGAAGGCTTTAGTGCCATTATTGCTGGTGCAGGTGGTGCAGCGCACTTACCGGGAATGATTGCTGCGCACACGCACTTGCCAGTATTCGGTTGCCCAGTAAAATCTAAAGCATTAAGCGGTCTTGATTCCCTGTTATCAATTGTACAAATGCCAAAAGGCGTTGCGGTTGGCACATTAGCCATCGGCGAAGCGGGTGCAGCCAATGCAGGCCTGCTCGCGGCGCAAGTAGTGGCACTGCAAGATACTAACGTGCGCGATGCGGTTATTGCTTTTCGAAAGCAGCAAACTGAGACGGTGTTGGCTTCAAGCAACACTTTGGAGCTTGACGAATGA
- the nhaA gene encoding Na+/H+ antiporter NhaA yields the protein MSKAHQTDVIDEVIEEVQDVVSDFLNREAAPGILLMIATVLALIIANSPLDHLYDQLISLPVQISAGTWAIDKPLLLWINDGFMAVFFFHVGLELKREICEGELSNPKDIVLPATAAIGGMLLPALIYVGINWDNPVAIAGWAIPAATDIAFALGILALLGSRVPTSLKIFLVTLAIIDDIGAIVIIALFYTNHITMGALLVAAACLLLLWQMNRRNVVDIPAYMMVGIILWVAMLKSGVHATLAGVILAAFIPMRDSKDETYSPVTRLEHSLNSTVSFAILPLFAFANAGISFGNISPEGIFHPVTFGIFLGLVLGKQIGVFGFCYLMVKLKLATLPDDLNLKHIYGCALLCGVGFTMSLFIGGLAFEETGINQIFDERVGILAGSVVSATLGYIVLFMVGNKPVNNKGKVASNASKFTGNTVD from the coding sequence ATGTCGAAAGCGCATCAAACAGACGTAATTGATGAAGTGATTGAAGAAGTGCAAGACGTAGTATCAGATTTTCTTAATCGGGAAGCTGCCCCTGGCATTTTACTGATGATTGCTACTGTACTGGCGCTTATCATTGCCAACTCCCCTCTTGATCACCTCTACGACCAATTAATTAGCCTTCCAGTACAAATTTCTGCAGGTACATGGGCAATTGATAAACCCTTATTGTTATGGATTAACGATGGCTTTATGGCCGTTTTCTTCTTTCATGTTGGGTTAGAGCTAAAGCGTGAAATATGCGAAGGCGAGCTATCTAACCCCAAAGACATTGTTTTACCTGCCACCGCTGCAATTGGCGGCATGCTGTTACCGGCCCTCATTTACGTAGGCATTAACTGGGACAACCCTGTGGCAATTGCCGGTTGGGCAATTCCAGCGGCAACCGATATAGCTTTTGCGTTAGGTATTTTGGCGTTATTAGGAAGCCGAGTACCCACTAGCCTTAAGATTTTCTTAGTCACCTTGGCCATTATTGATGATATTGGCGCTATTGTGATCATTGCGCTTTTCTATACCAACCACATTACGATGGGAGCACTGTTGGTGGCAGCGGCGTGCTTGCTGTTGTTGTGGCAAATGAACAGGCGCAATGTGGTGGATATTCCTGCTTATATGATGGTGGGCATTATTTTATGGGTGGCCATGCTCAAGTCTGGGGTGCATGCCACGTTGGCAGGCGTGATATTAGCGGCCTTTATTCCTATGCGAGACAGTAAGGATGAAACCTACTCTCCGGTTACGCGCTTAGAGCATAGCCTAAATAGCACGGTGAGCTTCGCCATTTTACCTCTGTTTGCTTTCGCTAATGCAGGGATAAGCTTCGGTAATATTAGCCCCGAGGGTATTTTTCACCCTGTGACCTTTGGCATATTTTTAGGCTTAGTTCTCGGGAAGCAAATTGGCGTATTTGGTTTTTGTTATTTGATGGTGAAGCTCAAGCTAGCAACCTTGCCTGACGATCTTAATTTAAAACACATTTACGGTTGTGCACTGCTGTGTGGTGTGGGCTTTACCATGAGCTTGTTTATTGGTGGTTTAGCTTTTGAAGAAACGGGTATTAATCAGATTTTTGACGAGCGAGTAGGTATTTTGGCCGGCTCCGTTGTATCGGCAACCTTGGGTTACATCGTATTGTTTATGGTAGGCAACAAACCGGTTAACAACAAAGGCAAAGTTGCCTCAAACGCGAGCAAGTTCACGGGCAATACTGTCGATTAA
- a CDS encoding ATP-binding protein has translation MLYDKHRWSLALVLHLLFVVVVGSALNAVPAPFDSSGIAVFGVGVGVYAALRFPPFVAIPIALIICVPLWLTHGSIVGKESLSLLPIVVSLFGYKKSLSRVIKVGAGFWSLIFLPILLLEHALYEADQPTMMFSGVLVTWVSGVFGLISGHFVFLANKGLKHTNTGSQEKVSLHFLFSYFFSGCFFAASMAVVYLSVALYQDDQEAQIVRYMHQRVAVLEQQLSDFIGQHQKAIAVASQSLSTPYAIEKLEEASSNQLSVLAAHYPEFITFLVADENGNITHSYPPGLLNKAQAVGAANVAYRPYFYQAMETGGPYLSDVFQGKGFGNDAIVAMSSPIINEYGVPIGIVEGSLSLRSFSTVDALNLDGFSLLLEDAKGEVIYASEALGLKPLNKAPTYLCDGECDIKIEDGPLNKQWLRLEGQLPTANWHVSYYYDYRRLLSVMSEYLLTDLLLLLVLSVFGTFMGSVVARMIESPIRRLIRYIANFTPSEVRREPTLAGSTLHIQELASLNDEFSSLEGRLVDAFKALEFARSKEQALNVELADFNHSLENKIEEKTRHLATALDEAKAASVAKTQFLANMSHEIRTPMNGIIGSCELMMELPLPDGARHRTETISTSASHLLMILDSILDWSKIESGKMLLDKRSVSVRQTIDACSVLYERSTSKKGISINVNIDENVPKAVITDGGKLSQIINNLVSNAIKFTHQGVILIEAKYTDGKLSCSVTDSGIGIPAEKIESIFDQFEQADASITRDYGGTGLGLAITKGLVELLGGSISVDSNEGTGTTFCFSFPCEKGDTQAASSNVKAQSLPSTLRVLLAEDNDVNADIVMDMLGSVGVKRFRAKNGMEAIEAATRHAFDVILMDYQMPVMDGLTASKHIRQQAKNKDKVIIIALTANAYADDKAACLAAGMNAHLSKPIRKQVLIDSIARELARV, from the coding sequence TTGTTGTACGATAAACATCGGTGGTCTTTAGCTCTGGTATTACACCTGTTATTTGTAGTGGTTGTAGGTAGTGCTTTAAATGCAGTACCTGCGCCATTTGATAGCAGCGGTATCGCTGTATTCGGTGTAGGGGTTGGTGTATACGCGGCACTACGGTTCCCCCCTTTCGTCGCCATTCCTATTGCGTTAATTATTTGCGTCCCTTTATGGCTTACTCATGGCAGTATCGTGGGTAAAGAAAGCCTGTCTTTACTGCCTATCGTAGTAAGCTTATTTGGGTATAAAAAATCCCTGAGCCGAGTAATTAAAGTTGGTGCTGGGTTTTGGTCGCTTATTTTCCTACCCATTCTATTGTTAGAGCACGCACTTTACGAAGCCGACCAGCCTACAATGATGTTTTCTGGAGTGCTTGTTACGTGGGTAAGCGGCGTGTTTGGGCTTATTTCTGGGCACTTTGTCTTTCTAGCGAATAAAGGGCTTAAACACACCAATACGGGGTCGCAGGAAAAAGTCTCACTGCATTTTCTGTTCAGTTATTTTTTCTCAGGTTGTTTTTTTGCTGCTTCCATGGCGGTGGTGTATTTATCTGTAGCGCTTTATCAAGACGATCAAGAAGCGCAAATTGTTCGCTACATGCATCAACGTGTTGCGGTATTAGAACAACAGTTGTCCGATTTTATTGGGCAGCACCAAAAAGCGATAGCTGTTGCCTCGCAATCACTATCCACGCCCTATGCCATTGAGAAATTGGAAGAGGCTAGCAGCAATCAGCTGTCAGTTTTAGCTGCGCACTACCCCGAATTCATCACATTTTTAGTGGCCGACGAAAATGGAAATATCACCCACTCTTATCCACCCGGGCTGCTAAATAAAGCGCAGGCCGTTGGGGCTGCCAATGTGGCTTACCGTCCTTATTTTTATCAGGCAATGGAAACGGGCGGGCCGTACCTTTCCGATGTTTTCCAAGGCAAAGGCTTTGGAAACGATGCCATTGTTGCCATGTCTTCACCTATTATTAATGAATATGGCGTGCCTATTGGTATCGTGGAGGGCTCATTATCCCTTCGAAGCTTCTCTACAGTAGATGCCCTTAACCTCGATGGATTTTCGCTTTTACTCGAAGATGCTAAAGGTGAGGTTATTTACGCGTCAGAAGCGTTAGGCTTAAAACCACTGAACAAAGCGCCTACGTATTTATGCGATGGTGAGTGCGATATAAAAATTGAAGACGGGCCGCTTAACAAGCAATGGCTGAGGCTAGAAGGTCAGCTGCCTACCGCAAATTGGCACGTTAGCTATTACTACGATTATCGACGTTTGTTGTCAGTAATGAGTGAGTATTTGTTGACTGATTTATTGTTGTTACTTGTCTTGTCTGTATTTGGCACGTTTATGGGCTCTGTGGTGGCACGAATGATTGAGTCTCCCATTCGTAGACTAATACGTTATATCGCTAATTTCACCCCTTCAGAAGTGCGTAGAGAGCCGACCTTGGCGGGGAGTACATTGCATATACAGGAGCTCGCTTCACTTAATGATGAGTTCAGCAGCTTAGAAGGGCGCTTAGTTGACGCGTTTAAAGCCCTTGAATTTGCCCGGTCTAAAGAACAAGCGTTAAATGTAGAGCTTGCTGATTTCAACCATAGCTTAGAAAATAAGATAGAAGAGAAAACGCGACACTTGGCTACGGCGCTTGATGAAGCAAAAGCGGCGAGCGTAGCCAAAACCCAGTTTTTAGCCAATATGAGCCATGAAATACGAACCCCAATGAATGGCATAATTGGATCGTGTGAATTAATGATGGAGTTACCCCTACCTGACGGGGCACGCCATAGAACGGAAACAATATCCACCTCTGCCAGCCACCTATTAATGATCCTTGATAGCATTTTAGATTGGTCGAAAATTGAATCTGGTAAAATGTTGCTAGATAAGCGTAGTGTCTCCGTTAGGCAAACCATCGATGCATGTAGTGTGCTATACGAGCGAAGTACAAGTAAGAAGGGAATTTCGATTAATGTTAATATTGATGAAAATGTGCCAAAAGCGGTTATTACCGACGGGGGCAAGCTAAGTCAAATCATTAATAACTTAGTCAGTAATGCGATTAAGTTTACTCACCAAGGCGTCATTTTAATTGAGGCCAAGTACACAGACGGCAAGCTCTCTTGTTCGGTTACTGATTCAGGCATTGGCATACCAGCGGAAAAAATAGAGAGTATATTCGATCAATTTGAACAGGCAGATGCCTCGATAACCCGTGACTATGGTGGGACTGGATTGGGCTTAGCTATTACCAAAGGGTTAGTAGAGCTACTTGGTGGTAGTATTTCAGTAGACAGTAATGAAGGTACAGGAACCACCTTTTGTTTTAGTTTTCCGTGTGAGAAAGGCGATACGCAAGCAGCTTCATCCAATGTAAAAGCCCAGTCTTTACCAAGTACGTTACGCGTATTGCTTGCTGAAGACAACGATGTAAATGCCGATATTGTAATGGATATGCTTGGCTCTGTTGGCGTTAAACGCTTTAGGGCTAAAAATGGTATGGAAGCGATAGAAGCCGCAACTCGTCATGCGTTTGATGTTATTTTGATGGATTACCAAATGCCCGTCATGGACGGGCTTACAGCCTCGAAACACATTCGCCAACAAGCTAAAAATAAAGACAAGGTCATCATTATTGCATTAACAGCAAATGCTTATGCAGATGATAAGGCGGCATGTCTAGCTGCCGGTATGAATGCACATTTAAGTAAACCCATTAGAAAGCAGGTGTTAATCGACAGTATTGCCCGTGAACTTGCTCGCGTTTGA
- a CDS encoding amidohydrolase: MYRKLISLAMASCATFAFAQVDVDALASEVEPDVIEWRHHFHEFPELSNREFNTAKYVADYLTSLGLEVETGVASTGVVAILDSGKPGPVVALRADMDGLPVKEQGDLSYRSTQMGEYNGQEVPVMHACGHDTHMAMLMGAAKILTSIKGELKGKVKFIFQPAEEGAPAGETGGAEVMVKEGVLKNPDVDVIFGLHISSSTDVGTVRYNSGGTMAAVDPFKIVIHGKQAHGAYPWKSVDPVVTAAQMIMSIQTIVSRELKLIDDAAVVSIGSIHGGNRSNIIPNEVEMVGTIRTLNKAAREHIYESLPRKVNAIAESMGAKAELTLPLDYYYPITYNDPALTQAMVPTMQRTAGAENAIVSKPVTGAEDFSFFQEKVPGLYVWVGGKPLDVSEQDSPAHHTPEFYVDDSGMKLGVKLLTNFTLDYMAQH; encoded by the coding sequence ATGTATCGAAAGTTAATCTCGCTCGCTATGGCAAGTTGTGCCACTTTTGCCTTTGCACAAGTTGATGTTGATGCATTGGCTAGTGAAGTAGAGCCAGACGTTATTGAATGGCGCCACCACTTTCACGAATTCCCTGAACTTTCTAATCGTGAATTCAACACCGCAAAATACGTCGCAGACTACCTAACATCGCTAGGCCTAGAAGTTGAAACCGGCGTAGCCAGCACGGGTGTAGTGGCGATACTCGATAGCGGAAAACCAGGCCCCGTGGTTGCGCTTCGTGCAGATATGGACGGTTTACCGGTTAAAGAGCAGGGTGATTTATCCTACCGCTCTACCCAAATGGGTGAATACAACGGACAAGAAGTGCCTGTTATGCATGCGTGTGGACACGATACGCACATGGCCATGTTAATGGGGGCGGCAAAAATACTGACCAGCATTAAAGGCGAACTTAAAGGTAAAGTGAAGTTCATCTTTCAACCGGCTGAAGAAGGTGCACCTGCTGGTGAGACCGGTGGTGCTGAAGTCATGGTCAAAGAAGGGGTACTTAAAAACCCTGATGTAGACGTTATCTTCGGGTTACACATTAGTTCGAGCACTGATGTAGGTACTGTGCGATATAACTCGGGTGGAACCATGGCTGCGGTAGATCCGTTTAAAATTGTTATTCACGGTAAGCAAGCCCATGGCGCATACCCTTGGAAAAGTGTGGACCCAGTGGTAACAGCGGCACAAATGATCATGTCTATCCAAACTATTGTAAGTCGTGAGCTTAAGCTTATTGATGATGCCGCAGTGGTATCTATTGGTTCAATTCACGGCGGAAATCGCTCTAACATTATTCCCAACGAAGTAGAGATGGTAGGCACCATTCGTACACTTAATAAAGCAGCCCGTGAACATATTTACGAGTCGCTTCCGCGTAAAGTGAATGCTATCGCCGAGAGCATGGGCGCCAAAGCCGAGCTAACGCTTCCTTTAGATTACTACTATCCCATTACTTATAACGACCCCGCGCTTACGCAAGCTATGGTTCCAACCATGCAACGTACCGCAGGGGCTGAAAATGCCATCGTTTCAAAGCCGGTTACCGGTGCGGAAGACTTTTCCTTTTTCCAAGAAAAAGTACCAGGTTTGTACGTTTGGGTCGGTGGTAAGCCGCTGGATGTTTCCGAGCAAGATAGCCCTGCTCACCATACTCCTGAATTTTACGTAGACGATTCGGGTATGAAATTAGGTGTGAAACTACTGACTAACTTTACGTTAGATTACATGGCGCAACATTAA
- the rho gene encoding transcription termination factor Rho produces MNLTELKNKPISELVAMSEEMGLENMARARKQDIIFSILKSHAKGGEDIFGDGVLEILQDGFGFLRSADSSYLAGPDDIYVSPSQIRRFNLRTGDTISGKIRPPKDSERYFALLKIREVNFDKPENSRNKILFENLTPLHAASRMRMERGNGSTEDITARVLDLASPIGKGQRGLIVAPPKAGKTLLLQNIAQSIAANHPEAELMVLLIDERPEEVTEMHRLVQGEVVASTFDEPASRHVQVAEMVIEKAKRLVEHKKDVVILLDSITRLARAYNTVIPSSGKVLTGGVDANALHKPKRFFGAARNVEEGGSLTIIATALIDTGSKMDEVIYEEFKGTGNMELHLHRKIAEKRVFPAIDFNRSGTRREELLTSQEELQKMWILRKIVHEMSEIDAIEFLINKLAMTKTNDEFFNAMKRQKS; encoded by the coding sequence ATGAATTTAACAGAATTAAAGAACAAACCGATTAGCGAATTAGTCGCCATGTCCGAAGAAATGGGCCTGGAAAACATGGCTCGCGCTAGAAAACAAGACATCATATTCTCGATACTGAAATCGCATGCTAAAGGCGGCGAAGATATTTTCGGTGACGGGGTTCTGGAAATTTTACAGGACGGTTTTGGTTTCTTGCGTTCAGCAGACTCTTCGTATTTAGCAGGGCCTGATGATATTTACGTATCGCCAAGCCAAATTCGCCGATTTAACTTGCGAACGGGCGATACCATTTCTGGTAAAATCCGCCCGCCAAAAGACAGTGAGCGATATTTTGCCCTGTTAAAAATCCGCGAAGTAAACTTCGACAAGCCTGAAAACTCCCGTAATAAAATCCTCTTCGAAAACCTTACTCCTCTACATGCTGCATCTCGTATGCGTATGGAACGTGGTAATGGTTCAACAGAAGATATTACGGCGCGTGTATTAGACCTAGCCTCACCAATTGGTAAAGGGCAACGTGGTCTTATCGTTGCACCACCTAAAGCAGGTAAAACCCTTTTACTTCAGAATATCGCGCAATCTATTGCAGCGAATCACCCTGAAGCTGAATTGATGGTATTGCTTATCGACGAACGTCCAGAAGAAGTAACGGAAATGCATCGCCTGGTACAAGGTGAAGTGGTCGCTTCAACGTTCGATGAACCTGCAAGCCGTCACGTTCAGGTAGCTGAAATGGTTATCGAAAAAGCGAAACGCTTAGTTGAGCACAAGAAAGATGTGGTTATCTTACTTGATTCAATTACTCGTTTAGCACGTGCTTACAACACGGTTATCCCATCATCAGGTAAAGTACTTACCGGTGGTGTTGATGCCAACGCACTGCATAAACCTAAGCGTTTCTTTGGTGCTGCACGTAACGTTGAAGAGGGTGGTAGCTTAACGATTATTGCTACAGCGCTTATCGATACTGGCTCTAAAATGGATGAAGTTATCTATGAAGAGTTTAAAGGTACCGGTAACATGGAATTGCACTTGCATCGCAAAATTGCGGAAAAACGTGTATTCCCAGCTATCGACTTCAACCGTTCAGGCACCCGTCGTGAAGAGCTATTAACGTCACAAGAAGAACTACAGAAAATGTGGATCTTACGTAAAATTGTGCACGAAATGTCAGAGATTGATGCCATAGAGTTCCTTATTAATAAGCTCGCTATGACTAAGACTAACGATGAGTTCTTCAACGCCATGAAGCGTCAAAAGAGCTAA
- the trxA gene encoding thioredoxin TrxA, with translation MSDKIIQLSDDKFEADVINAEGPVLVDFWAEWCGPCKMIAPILEEVANEFEGKLTVGKLNVDENNETPPKYGIRGIPTLLLFKNGNVAATKVGALSKTQLAEFLNENL, from the coding sequence ATGAGCGACAAAATTATCCAGTTATCTGACGATAAATTCGAAGCAGATGTTATCAATGCTGAAGGTCCTGTACTGGTTGACTTTTGGGCCGAGTGGTGTGGCCCCTGTAAAATGATCGCGCCAATCTTAGAAGAAGTTGCGAACGAGTTTGAAGGCAAGTTAACAGTTGGCAAGTTGAATGTCGATGAAAATAACGAAACTCCACCTAAATATGGTATTCGTGGTATTCCTACATTACTACTTTTCAAAAACGGTAACGTAGCAGCAACGAAAGTGGGTGCGTTATCTAAAACTCAGCTAGCTGAGTTCTTAAACGAAAACCTTTAG
- the rhlB gene encoding ATP-dependent RNA helicase RhlB, producing MPTHLTDTHFSDLPINSKVVDALTAANFNNCTPIQALSLPPLLEGLDIAGQAQTGTGKTIAFLVATFHYLLSKADNDENSKSKGPRAIIMAPTRELAVQIFNDAKLLSEHTGLSLGLIYGGEGYQSQRETLEEGVDIIIGTTGRILDYYKQNVFTLNNIQVAVLDEADRMFDLGFIKDIRFLFRRLPPATERLSMLFSATLSYRVQELAYEHMNNPTHVQVAPEQTTATRVSQELFYPSDDDKMLLLLSLFEEEWPDKAIVFANTKYSCERVTDWLTADGHRVGLLSGDVPQKKRLGILEDFTKGKLDILVATDVAARGLHIDSVTHVFNYDLPDDAEDYVHRIGRTGRAGQSGIAISFACEKYALNLPAIEQYIQHAIPVTDYDASALLDDVNAPKARRRRTPNTRNSSRRGNGKGRGNSGGSRGKPSNRGNSN from the coding sequence ATGCCTACTCACTTAACTGATACTCATTTTTCCGACCTGCCGATTAATAGCAAGGTTGTTGACGCCTTAACGGCGGCAAATTTCAATAATTGTACACCAATACAGGCGTTATCTCTGCCTCCGTTACTTGAAGGCTTAGATATTGCCGGACAAGCTCAAACGGGTACAGGTAAAACTATTGCCTTCTTGGTTGCTACTTTTCATTATTTGCTAAGCAAAGCAGATAATGACGAGAACAGCAAATCAAAAGGCCCTCGAGCCATAATAATGGCACCAACGAGGGAGTTAGCCGTTCAGATTTTCAACGATGCCAAACTGCTCAGTGAGCATACCGGTTTATCGCTTGGATTGATTTATGGGGGCGAAGGTTACCAAAGTCAACGGGAAACCCTAGAAGAAGGGGTAGATATCATTATTGGTACGACAGGACGCATTCTGGATTATTACAAACAGAACGTGTTTACCTTGAATAATATTCAAGTTGCCGTACTTGATGAAGCCGACCGTATGTTCGATTTAGGCTTTATTAAAGATATCCGCTTTTTGTTCCGTCGCTTGCCGCCTGCTACAGAACGTCTAAGTATGCTGTTTTCAGCTACACTTAGTTATCGCGTTCAAGAACTCGCTTACGAACACATGAACAACCCGACTCACGTTCAAGTTGCGCCAGAGCAAACAACAGCGACTCGGGTATCGCAAGAGCTGTTCTATCCTTCTGATGATGACAAGATGCTACTGCTTCTTTCATTATTTGAAGAAGAATGGCCAGATAAAGCCATTGTGTTTGCTAATACCAAATACAGCTGTGAGCGCGTGACCGACTGGCTTACTGCCGATGGTCATCGTGTGGGCTTGTTAAGCGGTGATGTACCACAGAAAAAACGCTTGGGTATATTGGAAGACTTTACCAAAGGTAAGCTAGATATTTTAGTGGCTACGGATGTTGCCGCACGTGGCTTACATATTGATTCTGTCACCCATGTGTTTAACTACGATTTACCTGATGATGCAGAAGACTATGTTCACCGTATTGGTCGAACCGGTCGTGCTGGTCAAAGCGGTATTGCGATTAGTTTTGCATGTGAAAAATATGCATTGAATTTACCTGCTATTGAGCAGTATATTCAACACGCAATCCCTGTGACTGACTACGATGCTAGTGCCTTACTTGATGACGTGAATGCGCCTAAAGCTAGACGCAGACGCACGCCAAACACGAGAAACTCGTCTCGACGTGGTAATGGTAAAGGTCGTGGTAACAGCGGTGGAAGTAGAGGTAAACCGTCTAATCGCGGAAACAGTAACTAA
- a CDS encoding guanosine-5'-triphosphate,3'-diphosphate pyrophosphatase, with protein MQAELQHDSESYGEYYAAVDLGSNSFHMVIVHVVNGSVQIIGKVKQKVRLAAGLDDDFALDEMSMERGWQCLQTFSERLQDIPHSNIKVVATATLRLATNAQVFIGKAEEILKHKLNVISGEEEARQIYLGVAYTSANQGNSLVIDIGGASTEIVIGNDMQPIHLKSLDMGCVTFMERYFEGGKITAENFENAKHAAKALLSPVADAFLCFDWENCLGASGTPQAITEILVAQGISDSIRLDYLHHLEKQCVECGEISQLNIEGLEENRKAIFPSGLAILISLFEALAIQNMNISGGALREGLIYGMLDNMQENDRRDQTLNQTMARYHIDKAQANSVKSVAIQLCSQLCSQQNICHLDTEAILGAAALLHETGLHIEYKKHHEHGAYILSFIDLPGFTRLQRAAIRDLVAHHRLTIPTEAFSNYHEDSQPMLLGLLRLLRISVVLCLRRQNKHIPHVDLVCDGDKWEVSFPDGWLKAHPLINAELANESWLQHKAGWELICK; from the coding sequence ATGCAGGCAGAACTTCAGCACGACTCTGAAAGCTATGGCGAGTATTACGCCGCTGTAGACTTAGGCTCTAATAGCTTTCACATGGTCATTGTTCACGTTGTTAATGGTAGTGTTCAGATCATTGGCAAAGTGAAACAGAAAGTACGTTTAGCGGCAGGGTTGGATGACGACTTTGCACTAGATGAAATGAGCATGGAACGTGGTTGGCAATGCCTGCAAACCTTTTCCGAACGGTTACAAGATATTCCCCACTCAAATATTAAGGTAGTGGCTACCGCTACCTTACGTCTTGCTACTAATGCCCAAGTGTTTATTGGGAAAGCCGAAGAAATTCTTAAGCACAAGCTCAACGTGATAAGCGGTGAGGAAGAAGCACGTCAGATTTATCTTGGCGTAGCCTATACCTCGGCGAATCAAGGTAATAGCTTAGTTATAGATATCGGCGGTGCCAGTACTGAAATTGTTATTGGTAACGACATGCAACCCATCCACTTAAAAAGCTTGGATATGGGATGCGTCACCTTTATGGAACGCTATTTCGAGGGCGGTAAGATTACCGCTGAAAACTTCGAAAATGCTAAACACGCGGCGAAAGCGTTACTTTCCCCAGTTGCAGACGCCTTTCTTTGTTTTGATTGGGAAAATTGCTTAGGTGCCTCTGGCACGCCGCAGGCCATTACTGAAATATTGGTGGCACAGGGCATTAGCGACTCAATACGCCTTGATTACCTTCATCACCTAGAAAAACAATGTGTTGAATGCGGTGAAATTAGCCAGCTTAACATTGAAGGTTTAGAAGAAAATCGCAAGGCTATTTTTCCTTCCGGCTTAGCCATTTTAATTAGCTTGTTCGAAGCGTTAGCCATTCAAAATATGAATATTTCTGGCGGCGCGCTTCGCGAAGGACTTATTTACGGCATGTTAGATAACATGCAGGAAAATGACCGTCGCGACCAAACGCTTAACCAAACGATGGCGCGTTACCATATCGATAAAGCCCAAGCGAATTCAGTGAAAAGCGTAGCAATCCAGCTGTGCTCGCAGTTATGTTCACAACAAAATATCTGTCATTTAGATACCGAAGCTATTTTAGGTGCAGCTGCACTACTCCATGAGACCGGCTTGCATATAGAGTATAAAAAGCATCATGAGCATGGCGCTTATATTCTATCTTTTATTGATTTGCCTGGCTTCACACGCTTACAGCGGGCGGCTATTCGCGACCTTGTAGCCCATCATCGGTTAACCATTCCAACTGAAGCGTTTAGCAATTACCATGAAGACTCTCAGCCTATGCTGTTAGGTTTACTGAGGCTATTGCGTATTTCTGTGGTGCTGTGTTTGCGAAGACAAAACAAGCATATTCCCCATGTAGATTTAGTCTGCGACGGTGATAAATGGGAAGTCTCCTTCCCTGATGGCTGGCTGAAAGCTCACCCGTTGATTAACGCGGAATTAGCCAACGAAAGCTGGCTACAGCACAAAGCGGGCTGGGAACTTATCTGTAAATAA